GACGTAATATACGCTGAATGTGAAGAAAAGAGAAAAgagataaaaaatgtttttcaaagAGTTAGTATAACCGGAAATacggaaatattaaaatatttcaatttttttaatatgaaatatacatttaataacttaagattatacatatagaaaagACGCTGTTTTAGAGCAAAAATCCTCAATTCACATAAAATCGCCTGAGCACGAGTAcaattttatcaatataaagataattcaatatgaaaaagagagagatagagagagatagagagagagCAAGAGttggattttaatttgaatcaaTAATGTTAGCTTTAATGATAAAAGTGTCAATTAAAATTAgcatgtaatttgtaaaaagaaaaaataataccaaAGCAACGTAAAAACGACATATGTGTCAAATATTCCTTAAGAAAATCTGTTCATCTATCTGACTatcacaaattaaattttatattgtataatgtacATTGTAGATATACCCACGAGGCGACTCTTTAGGAATCGATACTTATATAAATCAACAGTACAATATTGATGTCGTCATAGTTGTCATCGAATTGTAATTATCACCTGTAAGTAACAAACCAGCTTCAATAAAGTTTATCAATTACTACCATCTCACCGTTGGCCTATTTTGATCCAAACTTAACGCACACCAAACGCGAGCCAGCATTTATAGACATCTAAACAaagaaacataaaataaaatctcaaaagtttttcaaaattgaatgacgtcaaaaaatttaaaatacacaaagGCAAAAATCCAGCCCGACacccaaaatttatttttatacaatattatacttGGAATTAGCGGACGGCTCTCCAGTTCAAAGTCACGTCCCGCTTTTGCGATTCTCCGGGAATACAAAGCGTGCGAGTGAGCACGcgattcctttttattattttatgttttatactACCTATACAATAGTTACATCtacttacttatttattttccatGAAATTCTGACACAAAAAAGAGCACTGAGCGGGAGGGAGGGTGTGGGGTGATTCGGAGACCGGAATCTTTCGAACCCTGCATATGAAAGGAGAAGGAGAATGGGGGACTCCAAAGCGAAGTGATACAGTGGTATCTTGTTCTTTACGGAACAGGGTGAATTTATGTCGGGGATTAGTCGGTTAAGCGGATAGGTCGGCCGAGGAGACCTGCCTCCCCCCGGCCGGGCTCCCGTTAATGGCTAGGGAAGAGCAGAGAATGGTGAGAGGGGATCCGCCGAAAAACGCACACAACTAACGGTCTATatacgcccccccccccccccagtcgTAATTAAAAGCGGACCATATATTAAACGTCAAACGAACATTTAAATACTCGGACGGGACGAAACCGCGACGGGCCGCGCGTTTAAAGCTCCTGGCCGCAGACGGGAGCCCGCGATTGGACCTCGCTTACGGCCATCGCGAATTTTCTCCACGATGAAACTTTTCTCAATACGTACTTTTCTGCTATGTGATAttctaatgtacatacaaacatacatacatacatatgtatatgctacgtacacatattatgtacataccagtAGCGTGCTgtcattggactagagggactaggctaaaaaatatcaataattcaaatcgttgtccatattgatattactCACTCGGATTAGagaagttcagaaaccggaatcgaCCCTACCTGAGGTAATgtattgttatggtatggtccgtcacgtcgttcgcttgcacggactcgccgtctcaattctgttccctttcTCAATTCTGTTCTGCTAATTGCTATGTTTGTATAGGCATTCGGTCGaagataaaacatttttaatctaCTCGTCTCTTTAAGTAGAactttcactaagaatattctgatttgtatctatcaaacatcattctgaactatttttatttgttaaaatgCCAAGGGGCAAGTATggcaaatatggcaagggacttCCCAAAgacgattccctcagaacaaatcgCGAAGTCTTAAAGTGCGAAGTgcgattcaataattaaaatatgtatatacttttattttattagtttctaTACCTAATCCCTtgtttaaaagtcacggcacgccattggtacatatgtacacacatatgtatatttatgcatgcatacatacatacattgaaacttaattatcctatttttactttatctatactAGGTACTATACGAGTTATTGATTAGATAATTGATTTCGGACACTGCtacaatttgtttatttttaacacgTTTGGCTAAATCAATTAAGCTTTTAATTAGCCGGGGTTATACTCGTGCCATGTATTTTTCCGAATATACCCtcaataattttgtatattttgatgCTGCTGGCAAAATTAGgatgatattaaaattcaattcagcCGTCACTTGTCGAAATTCTCCGATTTTATTTGACAAGCTTTTGATACGATTTCAAACacagattttaaacaaacaaatattatacgtacatatgtataggtatatacttaATAGAGGCACTACCGAGTACATACAAGTATTATTTAATTACCTTAATCGATTTTTCTattatgacaaaaaaaatatccatctTAATCGAAGATAATCGTAGAATCCACTTAAATATAATAAGGGAAAAAAGGAAATATAATAATCTGACAACTACGtccaaattaatatatttaattacatctgAATTTTGCaagttttatattacatttacttTGCAACTGAACAAAACTTGTCTTTGAACTTTAagttgaaatgtatgtatgtaacaatactctaaataaaattattgtgtaAATACGTACCTACatgtttttcattttcttatttgtgagaaaatgtaatttttttaatacaatatttttaattgtatattatataatatacaattaaaaatttgatttcaacctatgtacatacttgaattgaattaatcaagtaatttttttaaataatacaaaaaaattcttGCGAAACGgagaaaatatattaattttctaGATGAACAAACACCCAATGCATTCATAAACATCAATATTGATATTGAAGAACGTAATATTCTCCACTGAAATCCCTATTATGAAATTGCAATTCTTCATAAAATAACAACAATCTTTGTTGAAAATTACAACGTATGCACATGAATTTGCATTTATGGCTCTGCACTACTCTTTTCACTGCTTTCACCCCTTTATTCATACAACTGCAAACAATTTGGtcatttaaaacatttacatgcatatgtatgtacatacatatgtatgtatgtattgtatctaCTACATACACGTCAAACACCCGTCTCATGAAATATTCACGAGTTTCATCAAGTCTTTAATTGGGTTTCACTTCATCGCTCGTGGAGCACTTTATCCACGGCTGATTTCAACACCTCGCTTGATACAACAGTATACACGTAATAAACGAGTGGTCGTAAACGATTTCGCTGGAAAAAAAAGCACACGGCAAGTGACAGATGATGCGTGAGGAAAAATGCCATTTGCGTAAACGATCACATTCATCACGACAAAGCGGTTCTCAAAGCGTGTACCTAATTTACAAAACggctcttacatacatatgtacgtatacatacatcggaggtttatatttttataaagggATATTTGTGCCCCAAGCTACCGACAGCATAAATCGCAGCTCAAAACAAAACGTATAGAATAGGGTCATGCTTTTTCATTGACGTTGTGTACAGCCGGTTGAATAAATCCGCGCGAGGACCTGCCACTGACACACGATATGACACATTGTGCGGCCATTGTTCGCGGGTCCAGCCGCTCTCAAACTGTGTGCTGGACCGCGCCCCCTTCAACCAACGGACCGTGCTAATGCTTCTTCTCTTAGTTAAAATTTGAACgagcaaataatatatttatacggTGCAATCAAAATGCTTCCAAGCATCCaagatttatattcatatatatgtacatatacatatgtatatatatatatatatatatatatatatatatatatatatatatatatatattctgcgtgcgcacattaatacgggaggaaaagcctgttccccttgttcctgttgtatcctgctcgcgcaaattaagtgagtatgtaccgtttaccatgcacccttttttttgatctttcgacttaagatttttcgattttcgatctttgccttctgatatttgcgttttcggtaatttcacattccgaccCGTCATGGAGACCGCATAGAGATACCTATTCATCAGTTGCGTGTATTGTAGCCAATGCATGTCTATGTTCTGGgattttaaaacttaaaaggatttaaataatttattgactGTTTAGATTACTTCGCAAATTAACAATAACCGCATTCTATTGCTGTATACATATAACCGAATTACTTCCGTAGTGCGAAAGTTAATGAATATGCAGAAGTCAATATCGTGCAATTCATTATGTTAACTATTTTACGCATCCAACCTGCCACTAGAGAACTTTCAATTTCGATCACATATAAAGCAGCGGTCACCAACCGATGGCCCATGAGAAAATTTTGGTGACAAAAAAATctgaacattattattttttatattttattaaaaataaaacaaaaatattattctatggaatttttatattctaaatgacaatatttcacatttgtatTGAGCTAAATTCGCGAACTGTAACAGAGAGAGGAAACATATCAGGGTATACTAAAGGTGtaaattttgattcaatttaaaACAACATGTTTGTACTAAAAGACGTTTTTATCTGTCACATCAATTAAAAATCAGCACAAGTATCGGCTTAAATAACGACAGTAACTTAATTGGAGCCAACAATCAATTTAATCATCCCAAGCAAGTAGGAACAAATATCACACTAAAAATGTGTAgtgctttaaataaatatttccgcAGTACTGCTCgtcacacttggatatttgtgaatctaAGTCGATCActtcctatcagagtgtgcctacttatctgatttcatcgttgaaacgattcatcatcaaattagaaaaaaaaacatcctacctactatttgtatatgattttaaatttatatatgtaaaaatttggcACCATATGTGTCGCTGAGGGTAAATGGCATCATGATAAACAACCCTTAATAGCATCATGatacaataaattttttttaaataaataggttaatttcatattaataaaatgcaaATTGTCTGGTCTAAAAGTATTTAAGGAAGTATTTAGTAAGTCCAAAAGGACCGCTTATCTTAACAGTAATCTCACTCGGACATCAACTAaagcaaaatttaaaaagaatttaGCTTGCTCTTTACTATTAACATCCTTTTAAGACGCTTTCACAGTTTAATCCTAGGTGTTTTTTTCTGAAACGCAGTGATATCCAagtaagattttaaaaataaaaataatttttttcgatatatttacaTGATAAATGTTTGATATatgtttagccagcagcatggctcggtggttgcgttgataccagccagcagcatagctcgcacgttaagcttctgcttaccgtcaagaaggtgccgggttctatccctgaatgaaaatgaatttttcagagtatgctgttggtcagacctggatttgtgactccaggttgatcgtttcctatcagagtttgccaattttctctgatttcattgttgaaacggttcccggaaaaaaaattggctaaaaatccttcctacctactatgtcaccactatttgaaaaatttgattgatgtacaataaaaaatttatgtacaattcatagatgtctcgttaatttgcgagttttttcagtgtctcgcaattcaacgacttataataaaaatgctgtatttgtatttgtaattggccaggaaggcgcattgggatttacctgtaaggccttcctggtatatatgtaaataaaataaaataaaataaaaaataaaatactaagcaccaaagaggtcgccgggttcgatcccgtgagctgaccttgattgaaaagaatttattccgagtatgatctttaatgctgctagtcagacttggatatttgtgattccaagtcgatcgtttcctatcagagtttgacaatttatctgaggTCATTGTTGAAGCGATTCCTCCATAAaactggcaaaaaccatcctacgcattatgtcaccactatttgaatacgatttcaaaaatttatcatCTAAaacatatagtatttgtattttgcttatatgtctggtcacagtgacgcgttaaagtattatgtaatgtcactgcagctaatatgtaaataaataaatacttaagctcgatctatgtacatatgtatgtatatctacatatatgtatataagtatatacatttCAATCATAACgaacttaaatatatatatacatatgtctttgTCTCtacataaattgaattattgTTCGAATGTGCAGCAATTCCATCTCACGAAGGTCCCGTGCTGCACTTGAGCTATGTGCAGCGCACCGACATGGGACTATACTACTGCATCGCCAGCAACGGAGTACCGCCTACTGTCAGCAAGAGATATATCGTGCAAGTACAGTGTAAGTACCTATACAATTTCCAATACCTTACAGATATCCTTTCTATGCGATAAAAATGCGACTCACGAAGCAGCACATTCCATACAAAATCTGACCCTAGTGTGTGTTCATACACATTTGTATGGTGCAGTGTCCCGTTTGTACGTACGAATTGACGACGGAGGTTTTCTCATCGTAGCAATTGTAATAAAATCTATGACTAACGTAAAGTAACCACATCCTAACAACCACACGTTGGAAGAATAAACAAAAGCGACAGGTCGACTAGTactctgtatgtgtgtgtgtgtgtaatccCAGGGTATCCTATGTAAACATGTCTAGGAAATCAAGTTAGTCAAATTCTGATGTCTCACTAGTTCTATATACCTGTCCTGCATATATAGTAGCACTGattatttgattgaattaaatattcgatacatacatacatatttgaaacacACCTGAAAATTGATCGTGAGTAATGGAAAACTATTTGCTTCCGTTTGTCGTTGATTtccatatgtacgtaaatacatCAATAGTTCTAACATTTACACACGTATgataatataggtatatgtattcaCTTAcatagctatatatgtatgtatttggtttCTGCATTTTTCATTCTAATTTATTCCCTCTAGAATGCAAGGGAGAGCTGGTGGATAATGCATTTTCTCTTTGCTCGTAGTATGCGGTAAAATTTTACGATGTGGCATTAATGTTCTGAaatcaaattcattttttttagacAGCCATTGTATTctattcattttgaaaaaataatcaatttagtATAATGATATAAGAATGCCAATAAAACCTTATCAGTTTTGTGGTTAAATAGGATTAAAATTATCCCTAAATCAAATTTGAGTCAAAAGTGTTTATGCACgcataaaaaattattacttttagtgaaaaaatataataaatgaaaccagatttcgaatattaaaaaaaaacttttgctTTGGTTCAAATTTTAGTTTGAATTTCGTATCAGTTTTTCTTTAATGGCTTTTATTTAATGAAGACGAATCGAATTTGTAGTTCGTatgataaatatgatattttgattttagtTCAACCTCTCATCAAAGTGTCAAATCAATTAGTGGCAGCGCCTTTAGACAGCGATGTCGGAATTCAATGCTACGTCGAAGCTTCTCCAAGTGCTATGAATTCGTGGTACAGAGATAACGgtaagcattttaaaatttaataactgtTGATTTACTcctgaataataatatttatattttccattcgCGCGTAGGTGATAAAATCATGATGGGTGGAAAATATGTAATGAGCGAAACACAACTAAACGAATATAGCTTTTATATGAACTTAACTATAAAGGGATTGGAGAGGAAAGATTTAGGGGGGTACGTTTGCGCTTCTGTCAACGCTTTGGGAAAAGTCGAAGGCAGCGTACGTTTACAAGGTCTGTTTGGATTCGAATCGTGCTGTTATATTATTATGCTTATGCGTGggtgtaataattttttttaatcttcggTGAATAGAACTACAACTTCCGGCGAAGATGACTACTATTTCGGTGACATCGGAGCCGTCTAGATCGTCTCATAAGAAGCCTCCTGACAACCGGCACAAAAATAGAGGTAGGAAACCGGAGCACAAAGGCAGACACGATCTGACGACGAGGTCTTGGATGGACCAAAAGTCGTCGGATCCGATGGATTTGGATTACTCTGGTACGAGACCCCCCTGGGTCACTATGAACGGTGGATGCACGTCAAAGGCTAGACTGATGCTTTCGATCGCACTTTTGCCGTTCATCGCATATTGGATTGATTTTTAAAGTAATTGATTCGTCAAATATTTGTTTGggtaaatttagatttttataataaaaaaatgcttaagATGTTTCTAAGTGTAAACTATAATACTTCTTCCATGTTTCAATGTCAATAGAAAGAAAGAAATGATcgtatttatcaaaaattaatgtCATTATTGCTTACTATTTGTATAAATCGGAGATGGAAAACCTTGTCATCGATTGCTACATGtggtgaattgaattgaatggaAGTATGCGAAAATAAATTTAGCATACTTCGCAAACGATAATGAAATCAATGAGTGTGTATTtctcaataaaaaattataaatatatattggtatattatattacatatagttCAGTGACTATCATATTTCTGATTTAATTTTGGTAGTACAATACATAAAAAGTTGCAGGGCGATTTTTGGCATATCAGTATGTTTAATagatattcataca
The nucleotide sequence above comes from Arctopsyche grandis isolate Sample6627 chromosome 4, ASM5162203v2, whole genome shotgun sequence. Encoded proteins:
- the DIP-lambda gene encoding dpr-interacting protein lambda translates to MDPQCKAFWLSAFFTIMVTGQIAVQPEIQPEFLAPLENHTVTQGRDVHFTCVVNHLSEYRVAWIKSDSKAILAINTRMVAINPRLSVTYNGHNTWRLHVANVQANDSGTYMCQINTDPMRSQTGYLKVVIPPDILNEDEEGSGGVALEGGAIRMKCIATGTPEPTVTWKRDPGKSIIFRHENGRERKAIPSHEGPVLHLSYVQRTDMGLYYCIASNGVPPTVSKRYIVQVQFQPLIKVSNQLVAAPLDSDVGIQCYVEASPSAMNSWYRDNGDKIMMGGKYVMSETQLNEYSFYMNLTIKGLERKDLGGYVCASVNALGKVEGSVRLQELQLPAKMTTISVTSEPSRSSHKKPPDNRHKNRGRKPEHKGRHDLTTRSWMDQKSSDPMDLDYSGTRPPWVTMNGGCTSKARLMLSIALLPFIAYWIDF